The Heliangelus exortis chromosome 25, bHelExo1.hap1, whole genome shotgun sequence genomic interval TCACAGATGCTTGAGAGGGCTAAACTGTAAATACTGCAAATCAAGGAGAATAAGTAATAATGaaagaagtggagaaaaaaaaataataaaaaaatcaataatttgCCTAGACAATCCTGCCATTGCTTTGCTCCTCTGTGTGGGAcatttctcccctctcctgaCAACGTGCTCAGGGGGTTGGTGCAGAGATGCAACCactgcaggagggatgcagaggCTGGAGGGAGCAAGAAGTGCAGAGGAAAAGGGTCCTTGGAGGGATGTGGGATACAACCTGGAAGAAAAATGGGTGCAAAGCTCTCCTCtggcttcagcagctgcaggtcaagccccagcagcagagcccagagccagCACCGTTACATAAAGGGATGGGGAGAAGCCTGAGGTGGGCTGGCTGGAAGGAATGAATCCAATTACAGGATGAAGggcaaagggagagaaaggacaCGTTTGGGCTGGAGCAAATCCCCTCAACTAAAAGGCTTTGATGTAGGGACAGCAAGAAACGggcaaaaaaaatgaattgcAGGACAGGACACCCAAGAGGACCGAGGGCTTCAATAtgggccatggggcaggggatggagctTTTCAGCTGGCTGGGTGTGTGGTGACACGagggctgctccctgggggACCCAAAGGACCATCAGGATGTGGCTTTTCTGGGAGCTGAGATCCTCTAGGGACATCGGAGCACGGagccagctcagcccagcaccagggaacagctctgctggaaggggaaaacaagcaagcaaCCCCCTAATTTCCTCTGCACTCTTTCCCAAAAGATTATAACCCAGCTGGCTGTGTCACAGCAGTCTCCAGGCTGCCACAGAGAAAACCAAAGGCTCTGCGCTAGaaatggggggggaaaaaaaaaaaaaaaaattaaataaattgaCCCAGTTAtgacaaaacaaagcagcatcCATAAAGCATCGTGGCAGAGGGCTGTGAGCATCCACAATAAGGCCCTCAGGAAGAACAGGGTTCAACTTCAGATGAGATTTACAAATTAAACATAAAAGAGCTGGATTATTTCTGTTTACCCAAACCacctctcctggctgctgggccATGGCAGGCACTGCTGGGCACAGAGAATGAAGGTGATGGTGCTGAGCTCTTACATCCCTCAGGAACTGaatgaaagctgcttttttttttttttttttttttatttctgcttctctggttTTGCAGCCAAGCACCTGCCACGGATtgagcaaagcagagcttgAAGAGGTGGAGAGAGCTCCCTGactcccagctctccctcttACCTCCTGCCTGAAATAGCCCCCAAAACCCAGAATAAAATCCAGCAAGGGACTGACAGGAACAaacagcctctttttctccctggcCTTGgccatccccctccccaggggctgctttGCTGCCTGGCAGAGTTGCCAAAGCCCCAGTgaaggtgctggggctgtgctggctgctcgCCCCGTGGCCACTGGGACCCTTCTTGTGACAACAGCCCAGGTTTGTCACTCACTTAGAAGTGTTGACAGCACCACACGGAGTGGTGCAGGTTCACAGCTGAGCCAGGATTGCTCAGCTCCTTGGCAAGAAAACAGGTTCCAAagatttatatataattttttttttttttttctctctctccccaagGAAATCCTCCGGTGCTCGCAGGGATGggacctggagcagcaggaggaggaaaagcctGGGAGGTGACAGGGACCTGCTTGCTGGGGAATGCCATGAAGAGGAGATGATGTTGGCAGTGGTGAAGATTTCACCTTCTGGCTCTGGTGAATCCACCCCCTGTGAGGCTGAGCTGGTGGGGAGAACCTGGAGAAGGAACCAGGATGGAACCAGCATGGAAAACAGCAGCTGGGATTCCTCCTGCCTAAAGCCTGGGGGTGCAAGTCAGGCAGGAGACAGGCTTCTCTTCACctttattttggggggaaaaaagcaagttCCTGGCACAAAGCTCCTTGCCCTGGCTGGATGTGaaaaaggagcagcaggcaggcagccccagcagagggCACGGCTGGCTCCTGGGAGCTGAATTAATCCCTGCTGGGGGGAAGAATGGGCCAGAGCCCCAAAGTGTAAATACATCTGTGTCCTCCTTCTCCCTGCCACACATTTAAATCTATTTGATCCACTCTAATGGATTGATCTACAAGTTTGTGCACACACATCCTGCTTTGGACGGGGTGCCTGGCAGAGCCTCGTCCATCACCACCTGTCAGCTCcactcagcctcacctctgctGGGAACGAATCCAATTACAGGATAAAAAGGGTTTTCTTCCCCTCCATATGGTCTCTAGAATGCTCTGGCTTTATCTTTCTTTAGCCCCTTTCCTGGTGAGGGAGCTCCCAAGCCTGGCATTAAGGGGCTCAGCGCAGTGCCCAGGGGTGGCTGCAATCTGATAGGGGAAACCAGGGGCTTCCCAGGCCAGCCAGAGGTACCAGGAGCAAGATTtgcaccttcctcctctcttcttctgccCACCAGGGTGGGATGAGCCCTGCCAGAGGGGCAGCACGTTCCCAAACCAGCCAAAAACCACaaccaggagctcagcaccttTTTACATTCTGTGGTGTCCACAGCCCAGGTTCGTGACCCTGGGCTTTAGTCCATCAGGAGAGTTGAAaaccacatcttttttttttttcttcctgactgATTTATCTTGCATTTCTCTGCCCTTTCTCAAGCATTTCTCATGCCCTGCATGCCCTTGGGTGAGCTGCTCCCCTGCTTTTgcccaacagcagcagagccttgggcaggggtggggagaggCCCCTGGAAACCTCTCATCCCCAGCACATCCACATGGTTtgctctgcctgtccctccaGCCCAGTGAACCAAGCCTATCAGCTCCCTGCAAGTTACTTATTTGATTATAATTATCATTTCTTGCAGTAGAGGGGACAGGAaagcccagagcagctcagggctcCGTCACGCAATGTGCTGACAAacaatgaaaaggaaacaatctCATCTCCAAGAGCTTagcaaagcagaattaaaaaaaaaaataaaaaaattaaattaaataaaagggaagaaaactcaTCCTTTGCTTaaggagaaacacaaagaaagaagcaagTCTCCCATGAAACAGGGCCTGAATTTCTGTTGCCATCTTTGTCAGAGCCAGCATGGAAACCAATTGAGAGCTCCCTGGGCCACAGCCCATGAAGTGCCCCTGCTAAGAGACACCAAATTAAAACCATCACTTTCCATTTCTGTGTCAGAGACACAGAGGGGAACTGAGGTTGCATTCAGGACATGTCCTGGAGGACCCAGCTATCCTCTCTGGtgtcattttcttctgctgagtTTATTTGAGGCCCTGGGCATTGCTCCTGACCTGCAAAGAGCTCTAAATCCATCAcccccctgccagcaccaccGAGGGGACTGGGGCTCACCTGATCCACAGCCAGCTCCCCAGAAATGGGAAATGCTCTGCTCCAGGTGTAGTTGAAGGTCAGATGAAAGTCTTCTTGGTCAAGTTGTTGGTAAATCCTCTGTCTGAAAGGTTTCTGGGTCCCCTGGATGAAGCCAATGTTGCACCTCAGCTGGAAGAGAGAGCATGGAGGGTTTGCACTGATCTAAAAAACTGAGTTTAAAAACCCCTCTGCCACCCAAAAGAGTCATTTCACCTCTtctccccagagctctgcctcaTTTGCACAACTCTTTACActccaggagaagctgggaCACTGCCAGAATGTGGCAGAAAGGTTCACAGAGACTGGAggtgaaaattactttttgggagatgaaaattaattttcccagGAGACAACCACAGAAAACCTTGGAGAAGCCCTGGGGTTTCAGGGATGCTTCTGGCCCTGACAGCAAGGTCCAAGTCTTTTGAAAGGGATTCATAGGGAAATCTTTTAGCTGAAAAATGTTGCTTCCTGCCATGGAAGCTGGGAGGGACACGGTGGGATTGAGATGCTCTGCTGGGCACGTTCAGGagtgtttggttttccttgaaCACTCAAGGAATTCTGCATAAAATATGCACAACTTTTGCATGTCCAGAGGTCTGGCCATGGTCTGGAAAAGCATCAGATACCTCCAGGGAAAGCTTTGGGAGAAGGAGGGCTGTGGGACTTCACAACAAACTGTTCCCTTCAGGGAGGACCTTGGGGACAGTCTGGAAAAAACTTTGACTGGGAATTCCACACCTGTGGGACCCACGGGGACCTCTTGTCCAGGCCACCTGAGGCTGCTGTGACCCACTTCTTGTCCCCATGTCCTAGTTCAGCTCAGTGCTTAGAACATCAcccatcccacctccccccccagagccttcctGCCCTCCAGCTCCAAGACATTCCAGGCTTGAAGGAGACCTCAATTCCAGCAGGACAGCCTTGACTTTTTCCATCCACCTCCTCTTGGCAGAGGGCAGCTGTGGGGAAGAGCTTAGGGCATTAACAGATCAGGGCCATTAACACCACCACAGGTCAGAGATTAATGGAAGAACTTCCCTAAGACGCCTTAGGCaattctcctggagaagcagcACCCATGACCCCAAAggaaaatatgggaaaaaagaGCTTGGGATGGAGCATTGGTGCTCCAAGCTGGAACTGACCCCGTTGAGGAGGTTCTGCCAGTCTCATGCATGTTGGAATGGGGATCCCAGATCCCAAAGGGAGTGTTAGGAGACCAGGAGGAGCTTCATTCCTCCTTATTAATTCCTCCTCTTTGCTCTCCAGGCTGGTGTTGGGTTTTCTGCACtgtccctggagggatttcaggACATCAGCACCCCTGGTGCttcaccttcccctccccaggagctgcttctctAGCAAGGGGTGGCACTTGGTCAGGATGGTTCAGAGCTCTGgatattattaattaattaataattaattaatccCTGCAAAGCTGGAGCTCAACTTGGGGTCCCACTTGCTGGCACTGGGAGGAAGCTGGGGTGGGAAACAGGTACCAGGAGCTcctggggggacagggaccccagagctggccctgctccccccatccctcctggaggGATCCCAGGAGGATCAGCTGAGTGATGGAAATCCTGCAGCTCAgtgagcagaggaggcagaaattCCTAATCCTTTGCACAACCAAGGGTGTAACACAGCCAAGAGACCCAACCCTGAAAATCTTCACCAAAATTGCAGCCTTTGGGATGGGAAGtggcttctcctcctgcttctgcccagccctggtTTTGCTCCATGATGGAATCACCAGGAAGCACCCACATGGAACAGGCAAAGAGACACCCACACCTTGGTCCCATCTTCCTCCCTGGGGCACCCCCAAACACCCCCAAGGTGTCCATCAGCCACCCAGGGACCCCCCAAGGCTGTGTCCCACCCCCCCATCACCCCAAACTCCCCATCTCACCACCACTCCCCTCCTGCCTTTACCCCTTTGCCCCTTTTTCCAAGCActccccaccccatcccttccttctttccccccccccccccaactcctTAAACAATATTAAATCCTTAATGGCAATTAATACGCTTTAATGCAGGTTTTGGGGCCAACTGGCTGCTTAGAGGGTACTTAAACCATCAGCCCCTCTCAATCCCGTTGCCCTTGTCATACAAAGTTATCTGAGCCCCTAATCCAACCTCCCCCCCTTGAGGAGGCCCAAGGGTATAAAACCTCCCCGGGCACGGGGGCATCTCCAGCCCCCTGGGGCAGCACACCACCTCCCATCCCCTTGCTGCTGGGGATTAATTCCATTCCTTCTAGcattaattccatttttttttttttttttttgaggaaggaGGATCTTTTAGTTaggtatttcctttttttttttttctttaaaccgaggttgaaaaaaaataaaataattaaaaatatccacacacacacacacaccccccccgagaaaaaaaaatttaaaagcaaagcagctgcccCAACTTTGGCAGGATGAACGGGACAGAAGGTATCAATTTTTATGTGCCTATGTCCAACAAAACAGGGGTGGTGAGGAGCCCCTTTGAGTACCCCCAGTACTACCTGGCCGAGCCCTGGAAATACCGCCTGGTGTGCTGCTAcatcttcttcctcatctccacgGGTTTGCCCATCAACCTCCTCACCCTCTTGGTCACCTTCAAACACAAGAAGCTCCGACAACCACTCAACTACATCTTGGTCAACTTGGCAGTGGCCGATCTCTTCATGGCTTGTTTTGGCTTCACCGTCACCTTCTACACAGCCTGGAACGGGTACTTTGTCTTTGGCCCCATCGGTTGTGCCGTGGAAGGCTTCTTTGCCACCCTGGGAGGTAAGGCTTGGGGTTGGGGGGAGGTTGGTTCTTCTTTCTGCAGGGTTTGAGGAGCTCAAGTCCAGCCCAAGACCACAGAGGTTCCCCCGGGAAGCATCTCAGGTGGTTGTGGTGGGGCTGGGCTCAGCGAGCAGGATCCTGAGGGTGGAAGATGGAGAGGTTGAGACTTTTCTTGGGTCTTGGTGCTGAGGAGCATCACAGCACCAGGAGGGATCTTTGTTTGCAGGCTCAAGCCTGGGTTGAGGTTGCACGACCCGTGGAGATCTGCTGGGGGTGAGCCCAAACTCTCCCTGAGTGAAGGGAAAGCATcgttgccaaaaaaaaaaagcttctcttttttgggggaaaaaaaggagggttcaggggagaaggaagagcCCTTGggccctgcagaaagggagaggagaggtggaGAGGGGTCCCACCTGCTCTGGGGGGGTAGAAGGAAAATGTGGGAGCTCTGAAGGAGCTCAGAggatgcagagctggggcaCAGCCCCTTTGCAGCAGCTTTTGTCCCAGTTGCAGAGGATTTGGGTGCCCTTGGAGCTCCCTTGTCTGGTTCTTCAGGGACAGCAGagcccctgctgctcccctctgctGAAAGGAGGGGACAAACCCAcacaaaccaaggaaaaaacatCTTGCACCCCAAGCCCACACAACACCTCGTGATGGATCTGACAAACACTCCCTCAGCCTCGCTCCAGAAATCCAGAACCACTtcaggtccttttttttttcctcccctaaATGGGCCAAAGTCCTGTGGTGATGCTGCTCTGCAAACCAAGGGATGGATGCTCTAGGAAAGCCCTGAGGAGGATCCTGACCCACACCAAGGTGTCCAGGTCTGGAGATCCCATGGATCTGCACCAATTGTGATGGATGAGCCCCCAGGCACTGTTCCATCTCCTTCTAATGCTTCCATCAAGCAGAGAACACAGAGGAAAGGAGTTTGCTTTCCTGCTCACCAGGAAAGGAGTTTGATGGGAAGCAGGCAGGGTGTAAGCAGGAggtctccagcagctcccagcccagcgTGGGgttacagctcccagcaggatTACAGAACCCTCCCAACCCCCTGGAGTTTCATTATCCCTtaggaacacacacacaaacatcccatccctccctgcacccctccACCCTGATCCAACACTGCCAGAAGATCCACAGAATCCACATTTTAAGGCATCACCCGGTTGGGATGCATCCGGCACCCCTGCTGGGAATCAGGCAGCTTTGTGCTCAGGTGGAAATCACCCCCTTGGTGtataaatgattaaaaaatacCATTACCTTCTCCTCCCTCACCAGTGGCACGGGGGCATCTCCAGCCCCCTTCCAGCTGGGAAATCCCCAGTTtaatccagaagaaaaatattttaaaatgaaagaaactaaACAAGCCCCCGCTTTCCCTTTGTTGATCTCTGACCCCAGGTCccttccaccaccaccacaagaGCACAGAGAGAAGATCAGACCCCAGAGGAGcccttcccacccccagctctctctttctctccccttccccaggccaGGTTGCCCTCTGGTCCCTGGTTGTCCTGGCCATCGAGCGCTACATCGTGGTCTGCAAGCCCATGGGCAACTTCCGCTTCTCCGCCAGCCACGCCATGATGGGCATCGCCTTCACCTGGGTCATGGCcttctcctgtgctgctccccCCCTCTTTGGCTGGTCCAGGTGAGTCCAAGGATgctcagcagggcaggagatgtGCTGGTGGTTCAGGTGGGACATTCCCCGGGGCTCCctgtgggcagagcagagcagacagaGGGTCCTGGCTGGGACACGTCGTGGCTCGGTGGCCCCTAAgccaccagcagccaccagctcagcatccccagctgcagcagcactttgTGCTCCCTTTATGGCCTGCAGTGAAAGAGGGGCTTGAAGGGGCAGGCTCAGCCCACCCATGAAGAGCTCagccccttttccccccctctcatCCCCTCCTCTGTCCcgcacccagcagcacagaacgTTTCAGCCCCCtgccaaaaaaagcccccagcaaaacccaggggtgatgctgctggctgctggcaccacacccccccccccaaaacccaggggtgatgctgctggctgctggcaccacacccccccccaaaacccaggggtgatgctgctggctgctggcaccacaccccccccccaaaacccaggggtgatgctgctggctgctggcaccacacccccccccaaaacccaggggtgatgctgctggctgctggcaccacacccccccaaaacccagggGTGATGCTGCTGGCACCACTCACTCAGCTCCAGGCAGCTGAATTCCAGGTCtggctccccacagccctggccaGGACCTggtgcagcaggcagaggtTCTGAGTGTAAGGGAGGAGTTGGAGGTGATTTCTCTACTGCTGaagctccagcccctcctgccatccccTGTAGACTCACAGCAAGCCCCTGCCAGCCCTCTGGGAGGTGGTTTTGGGGCAGCAAAGTCCCTTTACCCATCCAGTGGTGATGAGGCACAACCAGCTGGTCCCTTTCCAGCTCTGAATCAGGATCCCAGCTCAGGCAGCTGCTCCTTGACTCCTGAGCAGACCTGAGCTGCATCCTTCTGAGGCAGGATCCCTTCCAAACACGAGCTGTTCAATCCCCCTCCCCAGTCCATGGTGGGGACAAAGCCCTCAAGAGCTTGGCCAGACCAAGGCAGAGCTTTGGGAcctgctcagcatccctccaggtgaggagggagggcagggggctCCTGGCAGGCAAGTGCTCAGCCACCTAGGAAGGAAATAAGGAGCCCAAATAAGACATTTCAGCATGGCTTggagagccaggagcagagaagcCAAGGAGGAGCTCACCCAAACTCTTCCAGCAccctccatccccagggaaTTTGGTCCCCAGGTTGAACCCCTCCCCTTATCCCTCTGGTGAAGATCCCAACTTTCCTCCCTGGCAGATACATGCCAGAGGGGATGCAGTGTTCCTGTGGCCCCGACTACTACACCCACAACCCTGACTACCACAACGAGTCCTACGTCCTCTACATGTTTGTCATCCACTTCATCATCCCAGTGGTGGTCATCTTCTTCTCCTACGGGCGCCTCATCTGCAAAGTCCGAGAGGTAACactgggaagggatgggcagggagagagagggggaaaagctgggctgggagaggggaggtgggCTGGGGGGAAGCTGCAGGATGcccctcagcatccccaccaccccccctctgccctcaggcagctgcccagcagcaggaatcAGCCACCACCCAGAAGGCTGAGAAGGAGGTGACACGGATGGTGATCCTCATGGTGTTGGGGTTCATGCTGGCCTGGACACCCTATGCTGTGGTGGCATTTTGGATCTTCACCAACAAGGGAGCAGACTTCACTGCCACGCTCATGTCAGTGCCTGCCTTCTTCTCCAAGAGTTCCTCCCTCTACAACCCCATCATCTACGTCCTCATGAACAAACAGGTGAGAGCCCCTCTCTGCTGCACTGCCAGCCCCTACCTTGGcttcccagcacctctgggCTCACCTTGCTCTTTCCCAGCAGCCCTTGAATCTCATCCTGGGGGTTGCAGAAAGCTCGGGGGCTGTGGGTTGGGGGCTCTGGGTCCTCCAGCACatccccccagtgccccccagtgccaccagtgccacccttctccctttctctctcctcttcagtTCCGTAACTGCATGATCACCACAATCTGCTGTGGCAAGAACCCCTTTGGGGATGAAGATGTCTCCTCCACCGTGTCCCAGAGCAAGACTGAGGTCTCCTCTGTCTCCTCCAGCCAAGTATCACCTGCATAGAGCACGGACACTTTGAACTGGGGTGACCCACGGAGCTCGGGGAccaagacagacagacagacacccagcacccacagcctcACTTCATGCTCTCACTCCCTCGGCCACCAACACCCTCCCTCCTGTGAGAATTCTCCCTCCTGTGAGAATTTGGCTGTGCACATCCTGCAGTagctcccccccctcctccaccagcccccccaaacccctggGCACCCTCCCTGGGTCACCCCTGCACCCACTCAGCACCCTGAGCTCTTCCACACTCACCCAGCCCCTCGCAGGGGAGCCCAGAGCCCAGGAGCCAGGCAGCTTTTGGGGACCCTCCCCATCTCAgcaccccctttccccccctcctatattcacagcagcagccaagggGGAACCCCCCAGGACTGCCCCACATCTTCCTGGTGACACCTCCTCCCCCTGGGAGCATCCAGGAGCAGCCATCCCTCCTTCCAGACCACAAACACCCCAGGAGCACGAACCCAAGGCCAGGGGGGTCCCGGCTGCCCTTTGCCAGCACCCGAGCCCGGGGGTTGCGGGAGCCCCCGCACCCGGCACAGCCCCCGGCGAGCGATCCCCGGAGTCTTTTAAAATCAACATAACAAAGGGAGGGgactcagctcccagccccactCCCTCTACAGCCTCAAGACAACActgtagagatttttttttctttttttatctttccttttttttcttttttttttttttttctttttttatctttcctttttttccttttttttcctctttcctttttttcttttttc includes:
- the LOC139807451 gene encoding green-sensitive opsin, which encodes MNGTEGINFYVPMSNKTGVVRSPFEYPQYYLAEPWKYRLVCCYIFFLISTGLPINLLTLLVTFKHKKLRQPLNYILVNLAVADLFMACFGFTVTFYTAWNGYFVFGPIGCAVEGFFATLGGQVALWSLVVLAIERYIVVCKPMGNFRFSASHAMMGIAFTWVMAFSCAAPPLFGWSRYMPEGMQCSCGPDYYTHNPDYHNESYVLYMFVIHFIIPVVVIFFSYGRLICKVREAAAQQQESATTQKAEKEVTRMVILMVLGFMLAWTPYAVVAFWIFTNKGADFTATLMSVPAFFSKSSSLYNPIIYVLMNKQFRNCMITTICCGKNPFGDEDVSSTVSQSKTEVSSVSSSQVSPA